The Impatiens glandulifera chromosome 3, dImpGla2.1, whole genome shotgun sequence genome contains a region encoding:
- the LOC124932043 gene encoding ACT domain-containing protein ACR9-like, with translation MGIPWDDGVLIQHGNKPGDPTVITANCPDKAGLGCDICRIILEFGLCITRGDFQTDGKWCYIVLWTVPLENTIKIEWDSLKNRLQAACPSCSMSFLFNQQLSSSNPKTPPPVYLLKVFCLDRKGLLHDVTKVLSKLELTIERVKVTTTPDDKVLDLFFITDTMNLLHTKERRDETCRHLTEVLREHCISCELHLPGPEFQNQQGALSFSPEVSQQLFSCQLSSIPLSPEMKNVKKASITVDNHMSPAHTLLQIQCVDQKSLVYDILRTLKDCNIQVAYGRISQTTNDFRNVDLFIQKTDGGKIVDPETLNGLCCQLKEEMLHPLRVTITSCGPDTILLVANPVEASEFGRPRVFYDVTLALKLVGICIFSAEVVRHSTSERQWEVYRFLLDESRKFPLASHRTREEIVNKVRNTLMNRVEVSNL, from the exons ATGGGAATCCCATGGGACGACGGCGTTCTTATTCAACATGGAAACAAACCCGGTGACCCGACTGTCATCACGGCTAACTGCCCCGACAAAGCAGGACTTGGCTGCGATATCTGCAGAATCATTCTTGAATTCGGACTATGCATTACTCGTGGAG ATTTTCAAACAGATGGTAAATGGTGTTACATAGTATTATGGACAGTTCCACTTGAGAACACAATTAAAATTGAATGGGATAGTTTGAAAAATAGGTTACAGGCGGCTTGCCCTTCTTGTTCTATGTCTTTTCTTTTCAATCAGCAGTTATCATCATCCAATCCCAAAACTCCTCCTCCAGTTTACTTGTTGAAAGTCTTTTGCCTTGACCGCAAAGGTCTATTGCACG ATGTTACCAAGGTTCTTTCCAAGCTTGAGTTAACAATTGAAAGAGTAAAGGTCACTACGACCCCAGATGACAAAGTCTTggacctcttcttcatcacagATACCAT GAACCTTCTACACACGAAAGAGAGACGAGACGAGACTTGCAGGCATTTGACAGAGGTCTTAAGAGAGCATTGCATCAGCTGTGAACTTCATTTGCCTGGGCCGGAGTTTCAGAATCAACAAGGGGCCCTGTCATTCTCACCTGAAGTTTCTCAACAGCTCTTCAGCTGTCAGCTTTCATCAATTCCTCTTAGCCCCGAGATGAAAAATGTTAAGAAGGCAAGTATTACTGTTGATAACCATATGAGTCCGGCTCATACATTGCTTCAAATACAATGTGTAGATCAGAAGAGCCTTGTTTATGACATCCTCAGGACATTGAAGGACTGTAATATTCAG GTTGCCTATGGAAGAATATCACAGACTACAAATGACTTTCGAAATGTGGACCTTTTCATCCAAAAAACAGATGGGGGGAAGATTGTAGATCCCGAGACTCTAAATGGTCTATGTTGTCAGCTGAAGGAGGAAATGCTTCATCCTCTTCGTGTCACCATTACCAGCTGCGGTCCAGACACCATTCTTCTGGTTGCTAATCCAGTTGAAGCTTCTGAATTTGGAAGGCCTCGAGTTTTCTACGACGTTACTTTGGCATTGAAATTGGTTGGTATATGCATATTCTCG GCTGAAGTTGTGAGACATTCAACATCTGAACGGCAATGGGAAGTTTACAGATTCCTATTGGATGAAAGTCGGAAATTTCCTCTGGCGAGCCATCGCACAAGGGAGGAGATTGTCAACAAAGTGAGGAATACGCTTATGAACCGAGTTGAAGTGTCTAACTTATAA